From Salinibacterium sp. ZJ450, one genomic window encodes:
- a CDS encoding type II toxin-antitoxin system VapC family toxin: MVDASVVLSVLIDPNPAADSIGRRLATATMLAPAVLPFEVANVLRRRRNAGLLSPAEASLAFDGFGDLSIELWPWDTVAARVWQLGENLSSYDAAYVALAEQTGATLLTRDRRILGAPGIECRVDAVE, translated from the coding sequence GTGGTCGATGCATCCGTGGTCCTCTCGGTGTTGATCGACCCGAACCCTGCCGCGGACTCGATCGGCCGACGACTGGCCACGGCAACCATGCTCGCCCCCGCGGTACTGCCGTTCGAGGTCGCCAACGTGCTGCGCCGCCGCCGGAACGCCGGCCTGCTCTCGCCGGCCGAAGCCTCCCTCGCATTCGACGGCTTCGGCGACCTGAGCATCGAGCTGTGGCCCTGGGACACGGTCGCGGCCCGCGTCTGGCAACTCGGCGAGAACCTCAGCAGCTACGACGCCGCCTATGTGGCCCTGGCGGAACAGACCGGCGCCACCCTGCTAACCCGGGACCGCCGGATTCTGGGTGCGCCCGGCATCGAGTGCCGGGTCGACGCGGTCGAGTAA
- a CDS encoding DUF1905 domain-containing protein, which produces MHYVFEAELWRWNARRNDIWTFVSVPAEQAAEITQVVEGLTSGFGSVRVDVRIGETRWRTSIFPTKSDGTYALPIKKAVRAAEAIEPGQVVTVELELVDF; this is translated from the coding sequence ATGCACTACGTGTTCGAGGCCGAACTCTGGCGGTGGAATGCGCGCAGGAACGACATCTGGACGTTCGTGAGCGTCCCCGCCGAGCAGGCGGCTGAGATCACGCAGGTGGTCGAGGGTCTGACCAGCGGCTTCGGATCGGTGCGGGTCGACGTGCGCATCGGCGAGACGCGGTGGCGCACCTCGATCTTTCCGACCAAGTCGGACGGCACGTACGCGCTGCCGATCAAGAAGGCGGTGCGCGCGGCCGAGGCGATCGAGCCGGGCCAGGTCGTGACGGTTGAGCTGGAGTTGGTTGATTTCTGA
- a CDS encoding cupin domain-containing protein: MTNPESSASVTVVDDLLERAPVEAGKLGHFTVLTSPDVRVVVLAFEAGFVLKEHAAPKTLIMQALDGRLRVTAGERTVELTPGALIRMDSGERHKVEAVEDSRLMLTLVG, encoded by the coding sequence ATGACGAACCCTGAGTCCTCGGCATCCGTTACCGTCGTTGACGACCTGCTCGAGCGCGCTCCGGTCGAAGCGGGCAAGCTCGGTCATTTCACCGTGTTGACGTCGCCGGACGTGCGCGTGGTCGTGCTCGCCTTCGAGGCCGGCTTCGTGCTGAAGGAGCACGCGGCGCCGAAGACGCTGATCATGCAGGCGCTCGATGGGCGGCTGCGGGTGACCGCCGGCGAACGCACGGTCGAGCTCACGCCGGGCGCGCTGATTCGGATGGACAGCGGCGAACGGCACAAGGTGGAGGCTGTGGAGGACTCGCGGCTAATGCTCACGCTGGTGGGGTGA
- a CDS encoding glycosyltransferase family 39 protein, protein MPPAVAATGDKRLAVALGLAGVAVSAAGSWIPSFWGDEAASVMSASRPLSSLAPMVLNIDAVHGAYYLFLHGWIMLFGASEFATRVPSALAIGLTVAGLTLLAARLGGHRVALFSGIACAVLPRLTLMGTETRAYAMSAACAVWLTLLLLRLIDDRMRPLKRGWMLYAIGLAMSIYLFLYLGLMLVVHAVVLLSVTRSRSTLRAFARAAGGGLAIALPVIVLAIIQRNQVSFLEGTTQTRFDRLLIEQWFGNEWFAALAWLLIVAVVGVGITFARVRGWFLATGNPPDALLVALCWLFLPCAILLLVHPVIPLYSMRYLTFAAPAAALLLGMAIAQPARRAVSWLLVLAVLATSLPSWTDQRAPHAKNGSDWRQVAQMIGNSAAAGDGVLFQDKIRSSLKARSAWHLYPDNFDGLRDVLLEQPYERSRWLWDDTLPLTELPQRMAGIDRVWVVSDRHSRWALDELERLDFSVVRTIGLHRTTIHEAVKSVRQ, encoded by the coding sequence GTGCCGCCCGCCGTTGCTGCAACCGGCGACAAGCGACTGGCTGTTGCGCTGGGTTTGGCTGGCGTCGCCGTTTCCGCCGCCGGCTCGTGGATCCCGTCGTTCTGGGGGGACGAAGCGGCGAGCGTGATGTCAGCGTCGCGCCCCCTGTCATCGCTCGCGCCGATGGTGCTCAACATCGACGCCGTCCACGGCGCCTACTATCTGTTCCTGCACGGCTGGATCATGCTGTTTGGAGCATCCGAGTTCGCCACCCGGGTGCCGAGCGCGCTGGCCATCGGCCTCACCGTCGCGGGGCTGACCTTGCTGGCGGCACGGTTGGGCGGGCATCGCGTCGCCCTCTTCTCCGGCATCGCCTGTGCTGTACTGCCTCGTCTCACCCTGATGGGGACGGAGACACGTGCATACGCCATGTCGGCGGCGTGTGCAGTCTGGCTAACCCTGCTGCTCCTGCGGCTGATCGATGACAGGATGCGTCCGCTGAAACGTGGCTGGATGCTGTACGCGATCGGCCTTGCCATGAGCATCTACCTCTTCCTCTACCTCGGCCTCATGCTGGTCGTGCATGCGGTCGTGCTGCTGTCCGTGACCCGCTCACGGTCCACGCTTCGCGCCTTCGCGCGAGCGGCAGGCGGTGGCCTGGCGATCGCGCTTCCAGTGATCGTGCTCGCGATCATCCAGCGCAATCAGGTGTCGTTTCTCGAGGGCACAACCCAGACTCGTTTCGACCGGCTGCTGATCGAGCAGTGGTTCGGCAACGAGTGGTTTGCCGCGCTCGCCTGGCTGCTTATCGTTGCGGTGGTGGGTGTCGGGATCACGTTCGCCCGAGTTCGCGGCTGGTTTCTGGCCACGGGCAATCCGCCCGATGCGCTGCTCGTCGCGCTCTGTTGGCTCTTCCTGCCGTGCGCCATCCTGCTGCTGGTTCATCCCGTGATTCCGCTGTATTCGATGAGGTACCTGACCTTCGCGGCTCCAGCAGCGGCTCTGCTCCTCGGGATGGCCATTGCCCAGCCTGCACGCAGGGCTGTGTCGTGGCTGCTCGTTCTGGCCGTTCTTGCGACGTCACTTCCGTCGTGGACGGATCAACGAGCACCCCACGCAAAAAACGGTAGCGACTGGCGGCAAGTGGCCCAGATGATCGGCAACTCGGCGGCCGCCGGCGACGGGGTGCTCTTTCAGGACAAGATCCGCTCGTCACTCAAGGCCCGCTCGGCCTGGCATCTGTATCCCGACAACTTCGACGGATTGCGCGATGTGCTGCTGGAGCAGCCGTACGAGCGCTCGCGCTGGCTGTGGGATGACACTCTTCCGCTCACCGAGCTGCCGCAACGCATGGCAGGCATCGATCGGGTGTGGGTCGTGAGCGACCGGCACTCACGGTGGGCCCTCGATGAACTTGAGCGGCTGGACTTCAGTGTTGTCCGCACCATCGGGCTCCACCGCACCACAATCCATGAAGCAGTCAAGAGCGTGCGCCAGTGA